In one Drosophila pseudoobscura strain MV-25-SWS-2005 chromosome X, UCI_Dpse_MV25, whole genome shotgun sequence genomic region, the following are encoded:
- the LOC6900393 gene encoding uncharacterized protein isoform X1 has product MCFCTVLVLKISVVLSILLLVLFNVLDIIEGGQNLNEVTMKGKLLLVVCFVLNSFLIAILCAGLYAAIRQNLKLMQMLIFALVSYFLGKMSLWIVAGNQGGVVELVVTHHWYKLTLVAAVICILLLTCFCLRVKDDDGEDPPFR; this is encoded by the exons ATGTGTTTCTGCACCGTGCTTGTTCTAAAGATCTCAGTGGTGCTTAGCATTCTTCTATTGGTA CTTTTCAATGTATTGGACATAATTGAGGGCGGTCAAAACCTAAACGAGGTAACAATGAAAGGCAAACTTCTGCTCGTGGTGTGCTTCGTCTTGAACTCCTTCCTTATAGCCATCCTCTGTGCGGGCCTATATGCGGCGATACGCCAGAATCTCAAGCTTATGCAAATG CTTATTTTCGCATTGGTAAGCTACTTCCTGGGAAAGATGTCGCTCTGGATCGTTGCTGGGAACCAGGGAGGAGTCGTCGAGCTGGTGGTCACCCACCACTGGTACAAGCTGACTTTGGTTGCAGCG GTGATCTGCATTTTGCTGCTTACGTGTTTTTGCCTGAGGGTAAAGGATGACGATGGTGAAGACCCCCCGTTTCGTTAG
- the LOC6900393 gene encoding uncharacterized protein isoform X2 produces MQMLIFALVSYFLGKMSLWIVAGNQGGVVELVVTHHWYKLTLVAAVICILLLTCFCLRVKDDDGEDPPFR; encoded by the exons ATGCAAATG CTTATTTTCGCATTGGTAAGCTACTTCCTGGGAAAGATGTCGCTCTGGATCGTTGCTGGGAACCAGGGAGGAGTCGTCGAGCTGGTGGTCACCCACCACTGGTACAAGCTGACTTTGGTTGCAGCG GTGATCTGCATTTTGCTGCTTACGTGTTTTTGCCTGAGGGTAAAGGATGACGATGGTGAAGACCCCCCGTTTCGTTAG
- the LOC6900393 gene encoding uncharacterized protein isoform X3: MSLWIVAGNQGGVVELVVTHHWYKLTLVAAVICILLLTCFCLRVKDDDGEDPPFR, translated from the exons ATGTCGCTCTGGATCGTTGCTGGGAACCAGGGAGGAGTCGTCGAGCTGGTGGTCACCCACCACTGGTACAAGCTGACTTTGGTTGCAGCG GTGATCTGCATTTTGCTGCTTACGTGTTTTTGCCTGAGGGTAAAGGATGACGATGGTGAAGACCCCCCGTTTCGTTAG